The following proteins are co-located in the Lacticaseibacillus paracasei subsp. paracasei genome:
- a CDS encoding TetR/AcrR family transcriptional regulator: MNQREQQKKATMQRILTTAQTLFMTHGYAAVTTRMIADAADVQQPLLYHYFKTKEALYLAVVMHVSEAMAAKIVHEQTDSQHFVANVNRLGHLLTDDNDMNLQLVLHDIGNLNEAARFKVFQAWQKGLLNPLDSFFTVIKQRLAPDYQIREVTLYFLTVLSVYLQPNERPTGNRITFKRQLSLDRALQMFCTGVQQKGTIQQD; this comes from the coding sequence ATGAATCAACGTGAACAGCAGAAAAAAGCAACCATGCAACGCATTTTGACGACAGCACAAACTTTATTCATGACGCACGGTTATGCTGCGGTCACAACACGGATGATTGCCGACGCCGCTGATGTCCAGCAGCCGTTGCTTTACCACTATTTCAAGACTAAAGAGGCCTTGTACCTTGCTGTTGTCATGCATGTAAGTGAAGCAATGGCCGCAAAAATCGTGCATGAACAAACAGATAGTCAACATTTTGTCGCCAACGTCAATCGGCTGGGCCATTTGTTAACCGACGACAATGATATGAACTTGCAGTTGGTGCTCCATGATATTGGCAACTTAAATGAAGCAGCGCGATTCAAAGTGTTTCAAGCGTGGCAAAAAGGCCTGTTGAATCCCTTAGACAGTTTCTTTACCGTTATTAAACAACGACTCGCGCCGGATTACCAAATTCGGGAAGTGACGTTGTATTTTTTGACAGTCCTATCAGTTTATCTCCAACCAAATGAGCGTCCGACTGGCAACCGGATAACATTCAAACGCCAATTATCGCTTGATCGCGCGTTGCAAATGTTTTGTACAGGGGTCCAACAGAAAGGAACTATCCAGCAAGACTGA
- a CDS encoding FtsX-like permease family protein, translating into MFLAYKEITHNKARYLLVVVTFVLISYLVFFLTGLATGLARNNRTAIDALPGNYVLMSKYANKNLLSSTVTKQQVDQADTDQAALLGQVSVVAENTKTNQKVNSNIFGVNLSGKLKPPVTSGRMPENSNEVLADDSVLHYGLHQGDHITLNGSDQKYHIVGLTHDRLFYTVPVFYTTLTTFRQLKYGQSRVQNVSVLISPHAFKKVPAKMEQVTRATLINNIPGYTAETSTFALMIGAMIGIMLLIIGIFMYILTIQKISMYGVMRAQGIRTRAIIAALFWQIPMIAVVGVAVGAGLLMLTELILPKTMPFYANSILFFSIATALIVMSLIGGLFSLRRILRIDPLAAIGGE; encoded by the coding sequence ATGTTTCTTGCCTATAAAGAGATTACGCACAACAAGGCCCGTTACCTTTTAGTGGTGGTGACTTTTGTGCTAATTTCCTACCTAGTTTTCTTTCTGACTGGCCTGGCAACCGGTTTAGCGCGGAACAACCGAACCGCGATTGATGCCTTACCAGGTAACTATGTGCTCATGTCAAAATACGCAAATAAAAATCTGTTAAGCTCGACTGTCACTAAGCAACAAGTCGACCAAGCAGACACTGATCAGGCAGCGCTGCTTGGTCAAGTGTCCGTTGTCGCCGAAAACACCAAGACGAATCAAAAGGTGAACAGTAATATTTTTGGTGTCAATCTTAGTGGCAAGTTGAAGCCACCTGTCACCAGCGGCCGAATGCCCGAGAACAGCAATGAGGTACTGGCTGACGACAGTGTTCTTCATTACGGCCTCCATCAAGGTGACCATATCACGCTCAATGGCAGCGATCAAAAGTATCACATTGTCGGGCTCACCCATGATCGCCTTTTTTACACTGTACCTGTATTCTACACAACTTTAACGACTTTTCGGCAATTAAAATACGGCCAAAGTCGTGTCCAGAACGTTTCGGTTTTGATTAGCCCGCACGCCTTCAAAAAGGTGCCCGCCAAAATGGAGCAAGTCACCCGAGCGACATTGATTAACAACATCCCCGGTTATACCGCCGAAACTTCGACGTTTGCTTTAATGATTGGTGCCATGATTGGCATTATGTTGCTCATTATCGGTATTTTCATGTACATCTTAACAATCCAAAAAATCTCGATGTATGGCGTCATGCGGGCGCAAGGTATCCGAACGCGTGCCATCATCGCCGCATTATTCTGGCAAATCCCAATGATCGCCGTGGTGGGCGTTGCGGTGGGGGCAGGCCTGTTGATGCTGACTGAGCTGATACTTCCCAAAACAATGCCATTTTATGCCAATAGTATCCTCTTTTTCAGCATTGCGACGGCGTTAATCGTCATGTCGCTTATTGGTGGACTATTTTCACTTCGACGCATTTTACGAATTGATCCATTAGCAGCGATTGGAGGCGAATGA
- a CDS encoding ABC transporter ATP-binding protein, with the protein MAILTQLKQVSKTYGTGHTAVTALYPTDFTLKAGEFAAIIGPSGSGKTTLLTIIGNLQRPSNGQIIVNHQDTTHLNEGQRTDLRFNTFGFILQASNLIPFLTVKDQLTLVDRFNHHHKHETTMSALFDMLGISDLVTNYPAALSGGERQRVAIARALYNDPSIILADEPTASLDTKRALQVVQLLADIAHHSQRGVMMITHDTRLLDAVDTVYEMRDGHLKTLTDEGMRKIKASAI; encoded by the coding sequence ATGGCAATTCTTACTCAGTTGAAACAAGTTAGTAAAACTTACGGTACTGGCCATACCGCGGTCACAGCTCTGTACCCGACCGATTTCACTTTAAAGGCCGGTGAATTTGCGGCCATCATTGGCCCTTCAGGTTCAGGCAAAACAACTTTGCTGACGATTATCGGCAACCTGCAACGCCCAAGCAACGGTCAGATTATCGTCAATCATCAAGACACCACCCATTTGAATGAAGGCCAACGAACCGATTTACGCTTCAATACGTTTGGTTTTATTTTACAAGCTAGCAATTTGATTCCTTTTTTAACCGTCAAAGATCAGCTCACCTTAGTTGATCGGTTCAATCATCATCATAAGCATGAAACAACCATGTCGGCACTTTTTGACATGCTTGGCATTAGCGACTTGGTTACTAATTACCCTGCAGCTTTATCTGGTGGCGAACGGCAACGCGTTGCCATCGCGCGAGCATTGTACAACGATCCGTCGATCATCCTCGCCGACGAGCCAACTGCCAGTCTCGACACTAAGCGCGCCTTGCAGGTCGTTCAGTTGTTAGCAGATATCGCACACCATTCTCAACGCGGCGTTATGATGATTACCCATGATACACGCTTACTTGATGCTGTCGATACCGTTTATGAAATGCGCGACGGCCATTTAAAGACGTTAACTGACGAAGGGATGCGGAAAATAAAGGCAAGTGCCATCTAA
- a CDS encoding MerR family transcriptional regulator, protein MTYSTKQLADLAGVTPRTLRYYDKIGLLKAQRNPDNQYRVYTQTEVDRLQTIRFLQLFEMPLAQVKVLLDGPAENLTVALKQQRKRITAKRDQLSLLLTTLDQTLEKGVDTMTDDEKFAAFKDQSIKANEQQYGEEIRQQYGDDIVEASNKKFRDMSQAQVAQLTALQQEILDALKPLVGTTDFNTPEAKRVFKLHKQFLQMTWPSEQYSQKAHRGLAAMYVSDPRFSKYYEDGTRKAGAAETLNAIVRHYTR, encoded by the coding sequence ATGACCTATTCTACAAAGCAACTAGCCGATTTGGCTGGTGTGACACCACGAACATTGCGCTACTATGACAAGATTGGCTTGCTGAAAGCGCAACGCAATCCTGATAATCAGTATCGCGTTTATACCCAGACTGAGGTCGATCGTCTGCAAACCATCCGCTTCTTACAATTATTTGAGATGCCACTTGCCCAAGTGAAGGTGCTGCTAGACGGTCCTGCTGAAAACTTAACCGTCGCTCTCAAACAACAACGCAAACGCATCACTGCCAAACGCGATCAACTAAGCTTACTGCTCACTACCCTTGATCAAACTTTAGAAAAAGGAGTCGATACAATGACTGATGACGAAAAATTTGCCGCTTTTAAAGATCAATCCATCAAAGCAAACGAACAACAATATGGTGAAGAAATCCGGCAACAATATGGAGATGATATTGTCGAAGCCAGCAACAAAAAGTTCCGCGATATGTCACAGGCGCAGGTTGCGCAACTAACTGCCCTACAACAGGAAATTTTGGATGCCTTAAAGCCGTTAGTTGGCACCACCGATTTCAACACCCCGGAGGCAAAACGCGTCTTCAAATTGCACAAGCAATTTCTACAAATGACCTGGCCTTCTGAACAATATTCACAAAAAGCTCATCGCGGTTTAGCTGCGATGTATGTTTCCGATCCACGTTTTAGCAAGTATTACGAAGACGGCACCCGCAAAGCCGGAGCGGCTGAAACGTTAAATGCGATTGTGCGGCACTATACGCGGTAA
- the truA gene encoding tRNA pseudouridine(38-40) synthase TruA — MTHYKVTLAYDGTNFAGYQVQPKQRTVQGVLQKALTKMTKGQPVHVDGSGRTDSGVHALGQVISFDYPGNIPAESMLKAMNSLMPLDIEILKAEIVDADFHARYSAKGKRYLYRVARGYYTNPFNRLYTGHYPYKLDVQRIEVALKDLVGTHDFTSFAASGGVIVDKVRTIYEATVREDPVTNEIIFEFYGNGFLYNMVRILVATALEIGNGRRDVHDFQRLFAVKDRQQARGTAPASGLYLKEVYY, encoded by the coding sequence ATGACGCATTACAAGGTAACACTGGCCTATGATGGCACCAACTTTGCTGGCTATCAGGTTCAACCAAAACAGCGCACAGTCCAAGGTGTGCTGCAAAAAGCTTTAACCAAAATGACGAAGGGGCAGCCAGTGCATGTCGATGGTTCAGGCCGAACTGATTCTGGTGTTCACGCTTTAGGTCAGGTGATCAGTTTTGATTACCCGGGAAATATTCCGGCTGAGTCGATGCTGAAAGCGATGAATTCGTTGATGCCATTAGACATCGAAATTCTTAAAGCTGAAATCGTTGATGCCGATTTTCATGCCCGCTATTCCGCTAAAGGCAAACGGTATTTGTACCGAGTGGCTCGTGGTTACTATACAAATCCGTTTAACCGCCTATATACTGGTCATTATCCTTACAAACTTGATGTGCAACGAATTGAAGTGGCATTGAAGGACCTAGTCGGCACACACGACTTTACAAGCTTTGCGGCCAGTGGCGGCGTGATTGTCGATAAAGTTCGGACGATTTATGAGGCAACTGTTCGAGAAGATCCAGTGACAAACGAAATTATTTTTGAATTCTATGGCAATGGCTTTCTTTACAACATGGTTCGGATTCTCGTTGCGACAGCGCTTGAAATTGGTAATGGGCGGCGTGATGTTCACGACTTTCAGCGTTTGTTTGCAGTCAAAGATCGTCAACAAGCACGCGGCACCGCACCAGCATCAGGGCTGTACTTGAAGGAAGTTTATTATTAG
- a CDS encoding energy-coupling factor transporter transmembrane component T family protein — MDKLLLGRYIPGDSWVHRLDPRTKLIASFYYIGIVFLANNWQTYLMMFVATLFMIWLSGIKIGFFLKGVRPLIWLILFTVVLQVLFVRGGTVYWHWGWLWITEFGLINGAFIFVRFVLIIFMSTLLTLSTQPLSLADAVESLLKPLRVIRVPVTELALVLQIALRFVPTLMDQTTKIMNAQRARGVDFGEGNIFQQMKAVVPLLIPLFVSSFTTADELATAMEARGYQGGDDRTKYRILRYHRRDWVAAGGMLVLTGLLLLLRA; from the coding sequence GTGGATAAATTACTGCTAGGCCGCTATATTCCCGGCGACTCGTGGGTTCATCGATTAGATCCGCGAACCAAACTTATCGCCAGCTTCTACTATATTGGGATTGTCTTTTTAGCCAATAATTGGCAGACATACCTAATGATGTTTGTAGCGACACTGTTCATGATTTGGCTATCAGGTATCAAAATCGGCTTCTTCCTTAAGGGGGTTCGCCCACTGATTTGGCTGATTTTGTTTACGGTTGTGCTGCAGGTGCTATTCGTTCGTGGTGGTACAGTTTACTGGCATTGGGGCTGGTTATGGATTACTGAATTTGGTCTGATAAACGGAGCCTTTATCTTTGTCCGGTTTGTGTTGATCATTTTCATGTCCACTTTGCTCACCTTGAGTACCCAGCCGCTGTCGCTAGCTGATGCGGTGGAAAGCCTGTTGAAGCCACTGCGGGTCATTCGCGTACCAGTAACCGAGCTGGCTTTGGTTTTGCAGATTGCCTTGCGTTTCGTACCCACGCTGATGGATCAAACGACCAAAATCATGAATGCGCAGCGTGCCCGTGGTGTCGATTTCGGTGAAGGTAACATTTTCCAGCAGATGAAGGCTGTTGTACCGTTGCTAATTCCACTATTTGTCTCAAGCTTTACGACTGCCGATGAATTGGCTACTGCTATGGAAGCGCGTGGCTACCAAGGCGGCGATGACCGAACGAAGTACCGTATCCTACGCTATCATCGGCGCGACTGGGTTGCAGCAGGCGGGATGCTTGTTTTAACCGGTCTGTTGCTGTTGTTGCGTGCTTAA
- a CDS encoding energy-coupling factor ABC transporter ATP-binding protein yields MDITFDHVSFTYQAGTPFAGDGIKDVSGVIRDGSYTAIIGHTGSGKSTILQHLNALLKPTSGTVTIGDKVITNETNNKNLKPLRQKVGMVFQFAENQLFEQTVAKDIAFGPQNFGVSGKDALALADKMVKMVGLPHDVLEKSPFDLSGGQMRRVAIAGVLAMQPEVLVLDEPTAGLDPSGRHEMMQMFEQLHREQGQTIVLVTHQMDDVADYADTVWVMAEGKLIKTGTPREIFADPAWLKANQLGLPKTAQLAQQLAAKGFHFDPQPLTESELADQLVPQIGGGQRG; encoded by the coding sequence GTGGACATTACATTCGACCATGTGAGCTTTACCTATCAGGCAGGTACGCCTTTCGCTGGTGATGGCATTAAAGATGTGAGCGGGGTTATTCGAGACGGCAGCTATACGGCAATTATCGGTCACACCGGTTCTGGCAAATCAACCATTCTGCAACATCTGAACGCGTTGTTGAAACCAACTTCCGGCACGGTGACGATTGGCGACAAGGTCATTACCAATGAAACTAACAATAAGAACCTCAAGCCGCTACGGCAAAAAGTCGGGATGGTTTTCCAATTTGCGGAAAATCAGTTGTTTGAACAAACAGTCGCTAAGGATATCGCTTTTGGCCCCCAAAATTTTGGGGTTAGCGGAAAAGATGCCTTAGCTTTGGCCGATAAAATGGTCAAAATGGTTGGCTTACCGCATGATGTGTTGGAAAAGTCGCCGTTTGATCTGTCTGGTGGTCAGATGCGTCGTGTTGCGATTGCAGGCGTGTTGGCGATGCAGCCGGAGGTATTAGTACTGGACGAGCCAACGGCGGGCCTGGACCCCTCAGGACGCCATGAGATGATGCAAATGTTTGAACAGTTGCATCGCGAGCAAGGACAAACGATCGTGTTGGTGACACATCAAATGGATGATGTGGCAGACTATGCGGATACAGTTTGGGTCATGGCAGAAGGCAAGTTAATCAAAACCGGAACACCGCGAGAGATTTTTGCTGACCCAGCTTGGTTAAAAGCGAATCAGCTAGGGCTGCCAAAGACGGCGCAACTGGCGCAACAATTAGCAGCTAAGGGGTTCCACTTTGATCCGCAACCGCTAACTGAAAGCGAGTTGGCAGATCAATTGGTGCCGCAAATTGGAGGTGGCCAGCGTGGATAA
- a CDS encoding energy-coupling factor ABC transporter ATP-binding protein has protein sequence MGNVIRVQHLNYTYPEAKQQALTDVSFDVSKGEWLAIIGHNGSGKSTLAKNLNGLLAPESGTVQVAGMTLSEETVWDIRAKVGIVFQNPDNQFVGATVADDVVFGLENRGVPRPEMIKRVDEALDRVGMTAFADREPARLSGGQKQRVAIAGIVAQRPEIIILDESTSMLDPAGRQEVLGVIRELKDELGLTVLSITHDIDEAAEAHRIILLNDGKINEIGTPSEIFSHGMELLRLGLDVPYSEKLKDALAQRGIAMPKDYMDNERLVDYLWTLHSTM, from the coding sequence GTGGGCAACGTCATTCGTGTTCAACATTTGAATTACACTTATCCTGAAGCCAAACAGCAAGCGCTGACGGATGTTTCATTTGATGTGTCCAAGGGTGAGTGGCTGGCGATCATCGGGCACAACGGCAGTGGGAAGAGTACCCTTGCCAAAAATCTAAATGGTTTGCTGGCACCGGAATCCGGTACTGTGCAGGTAGCAGGCATGACGTTGAGTGAAGAAACCGTTTGGGATATTCGCGCCAAAGTCGGCATTGTTTTTCAGAATCCTGATAATCAGTTTGTCGGTGCGACAGTCGCAGATGATGTCGTTTTTGGCTTAGAGAATCGTGGCGTCCCGCGACCGGAGATGATTAAGCGAGTTGACGAGGCCTTGGATCGTGTTGGCATGACGGCTTTTGCCGATCGGGAACCGGCACGGTTGTCTGGCGGTCAAAAACAGCGGGTTGCCATCGCTGGCATCGTGGCTCAGCGACCGGAAATTATTATTTTAGATGAATCCACATCAATGCTGGACCCAGCTGGTCGACAAGAAGTGTTGGGTGTTATTCGGGAATTGAAAGACGAACTTGGGTTGACGGTTCTTTCAATTACACATGATATTGATGAAGCGGCCGAAGCGCACCGGATTATTCTCTTGAATGATGGCAAAATTAATGAGATTGGTACCCCAAGCGAGATCTTTTCGCATGGGATGGAATTATTACGACTGGGATTGGATGTCCCATACTCGGAGAAGCTGAAAGATGCTTTGGCCCAGCGCGGCATTGCGATGCCGAAAGACTATATGGACAATGAAAGGTTGGTAGACTACCTGTGGACATTACATTCGACCATGTGA
- the rplQ gene encoding 50S ribosomal protein L17: MSYRKLGRTSSQRKALLRDLTTDLLINERIVTTEARAKEVRSTAEKMITLGKRGDLHARRQAAAYVRNEIASVEEQDDNSVVVKSALQKLFSDLAPKYADRKGGYTRILKTAPRRGDGAPMVIIELV, encoded by the coding sequence ATGAGTTACCGTAAATTAGGGCGGACCAGCTCACAACGTAAGGCATTGTTGCGTGACCTGACCACTGATCTTTTGATCAATGAACGGATCGTCACGACTGAAGCCCGCGCTAAAGAAGTTCGTTCAACTGCTGAAAAGATGATTACTTTGGGCAAACGCGGCGATTTGCACGCCCGTCGCCAAGCAGCAGCTTACGTTCGCAATGAAATCGCGAGTGTCGAGGAACAAGATGACAACAGTGTTGTTGTGAAGTCCGCTTTGCAAAAGCTGTTCAGTGACTTGGCACCAAAATACGCAGATCGCAAGGGCGGTTACACCCGCATCTTGAAGACTGCGCCACGTCGCGGTGACGGTGCACCAATGGTTATCATTGAGCTCGTCTAA
- a CDS encoding DNA-directed RNA polymerase subunit alpha produces MIEFEKPNITKVDESTNYGKFVVEPLERGYGTTLGNSLRRILLSSLPGAAISSIQIDGVLHEFSTIDGVLEDVTQIILNIKKLALKMNTDEDKNIEIDVNGPAKVTAADIVADPDVEVLNPEQYICTVADGGHFHVRMTVKKGRGYVAADQNKSDDMPIGVLPIDSIFTPISRVNYQVESTRVGRRNDFDKLTLDVWTNGSISPREAISLAAKILTEHLDIFVNLTDEAKNAEIMVEKEETHKEKMLEMTIEELDLSVRSYNCLKRAGINTVQELTNKTEADMMKVRNLGRKSLEEVKNKLADLGLGLRKED; encoded by the coding sequence ATGATCGAATTCGAAAAGCCGAACATTACCAAAGTTGACGAAAGCACCAACTATGGCAAGTTTGTGGTTGAACCGTTGGAACGCGGCTACGGTACTACTTTAGGTAACTCGTTGCGGCGGATCCTTCTTTCTTCATTGCCTGGGGCAGCTATCAGCAGCATCCAAATCGACGGGGTACTACATGAGTTCTCCACGATTGACGGTGTGCTGGAAGATGTGACCCAGATCATTTTGAATATCAAAAAATTGGCACTCAAAATGAACACTGATGAAGACAAGAACATCGAAATTGATGTCAACGGTCCGGCTAAGGTAACTGCTGCTGATATCGTCGCTGATCCTGATGTTGAGGTCTTAAATCCTGAACAGTATATCTGTACTGTTGCAGATGGCGGGCACTTCCATGTACGTATGACCGTTAAAAAGGGTCGCGGGTATGTGGCAGCTGACCAAAACAAGTCTGATGACATGCCAATCGGTGTTTTGCCGATCGACTCGATTTTCACCCCGATCAGCCGGGTTAACTATCAAGTTGAAAGCACCCGTGTTGGCCGTCGGAATGATTTCGACAAGTTAACGCTGGATGTATGGACTAATGGCTCAATCTCACCACGAGAAGCCATCAGCTTAGCAGCGAAGATCCTGACAGAACACTTGGACATCTTCGTCAATTTGACGGATGAAGCCAAGAACGCTGAAATCATGGTTGAAAAAGAAGAGACTCACAAGGAAAAGATGCTTGAGATGACTATCGAAGAGCTTGACTTGTCCGTTCGTTCTTACAACTGCTTGAAGCGTGCTGGGATCAACACAGTTCAGGAGTTAACCAACAAAACAGAAGCCGATATGATGAAAGTACGTAATTTAGGTCGTAAGTCACTTGAAGAAGTTAAAAACAAGTTGGCAGATCTCGGCTTAGGATTGCGTAAAGAAGACTAA
- the rpsK gene encoding 30S ribosomal protein S11 produces MAGRKTTRKRRVRKNVESGVAHIHSTFNNTLVMITDPRGNAIAWSSAGALGFKGSRKSTPFAAQMAAEAAAKESMEHGMKSVEVAVKGPGSGREAAIRSLQATGLEVTAIRDVTPVPHNGSRPPKRRRV; encoded by the coding sequence ATGGCAGGTAGAAAAACTACGCGGAAGCGCCGTGTCCGCAAGAACGTTGAATCTGGCGTGGCTCATATCCACTCAACATTCAACAACACCTTAGTAATGATCACGGACCCTCGCGGCAATGCGATCGCTTGGTCCTCTGCTGGTGCACTCGGCTTTAAAGGCAGTCGTAAGTCGACGCCTTTTGCTGCGCAGATGGCTGCTGAAGCTGCTGCAAAGGAATCAATGGAACATGGCATGAAGTCGGTTGAAGTTGCGGTTAAGGGCCCAGGTTCTGGCCGTGAAGCTGCGATCCGTTCACTTCAGGCAACTGGTCTTGAAGTTACTGCGATCCGTGATGTTACACCGGTTCCGCATAACGGTTCTCGTCCTCCAAAGCGTCGTCGTGTTTAA
- the rpsM gene encoding 30S ribosomal protein S13, giving the protein MARIAGVDLPRGKQIVIALTYIYGVGKTTAQKVLKNAGVPENVRQDDLTPEQEDKIRAALDSVKVEGDLRREVNLNIKRLMEIGSYRGIRHRRGLPVRGQNTKNNARTRKGKKASMAGKKK; this is encoded by the coding sequence ATGGCTCGTATCGCAGGTGTCGACTTACCACGTGGTAAGCAAATCGTCATTGCCTTAACCTATATTTATGGTGTTGGCAAGACAACCGCTCAAAAGGTCCTCAAGAATGCCGGTGTTCCGGAAAACGTTCGTCAAGATGACCTGACCCCAGAACAAGAAGACAAGATTCGTGCAGCCTTAGACTCCGTTAAGGTTGAAGGTGACCTTCGTCGTGAAGTAAACCTGAACATCAAGCGATTGATGGAAATCGGTTCATATCGCGGCATCCGTCATCGTCGTGGCTTGCCAGTTCGTGGGCAAAACACCAAAAACAATGCTCGCACCCGCAAAGGGAAGAAAGCAAGCATGGCAGGTAAGAAAAAATAA
- the rpmJ gene encoding 50S ribosomal protein L36 — MKVRPSVKKMCEHCKVVRRKGRVMIICSANPKHKQRQG; from the coding sequence ATGAAAGTACGTCCATCTGTTAAAAAGATGTGCGAGCACTGCAAAGTGGTCCGTCGTAAAGGCCGGGTCATGATTATCTGCTCTGCAAACCCAAAGCATAAGCAACGTCAGGGATAA
- the infA gene encoding translation initiation factor IF-1 has protein sequence MAKDDVIEIQGTVTDTLPNAMFKVKLENGAEILAHVSGKIRMHYIRILPGDKVTVELSPYDLTKGRITYRFK, from the coding sequence GTGGCAAAAGACGATGTAATTGAGATCCAAGGCACCGTGACGGATACCTTACCCAACGCGATGTTCAAAGTCAAACTTGAAAACGGCGCAGAGATCCTCGCCCATGTTTCCGGTAAAATTCGCATGCACTATATCCGGATTTTACCAGGAGATAAGGTAACGGTGGAGCTCTCCCCATATGATCTGACCAAAGGCCGAATCACTTACCGTTTCAAGTAG
- a CDS encoding adenylate kinase, whose translation MNLILMGLPGAGKGTQAERIEDTYPIAHISTGDMFRAAMAAGTALGKEAKGFIDKGQLVPDSVTNGIVKERLAESDTDAGYMLDGFPRTIQQAEALETITADLKKPLDAVINIDVAPAKLVDRLSGRFICKTCGATYHKIYNPPKVAGTCDRCGGHEFFQREDDKPATVKNRLKVNIEMNTPLLDFYEKKGLLHTVNGDQDIDKVFAEIKAILAAVAK comes from the coding sequence GTGAATCTCATTTTAATGGGACTTCCCGGTGCAGGGAAAGGTACTCAAGCAGAACGGATCGAAGACACTTATCCGATTGCACATATTTCAACCGGTGACATGTTCCGAGCTGCGATGGCTGCTGGTACCGCATTAGGTAAAGAAGCGAAAGGTTTCATTGATAAGGGGCAACTCGTACCGGACTCGGTCACGAATGGCATTGTCAAGGAACGACTCGCTGAATCTGATACCGATGCTGGTTATATGCTTGATGGCTTCCCGCGCACCATCCAACAAGCAGAGGCACTCGAAACGATTACAGCCGATCTGAAGAAACCGTTAGATGCTGTCATCAATATCGATGTTGCACCTGCAAAACTAGTCGATCGTTTGTCTGGCCGTTTTATTTGCAAGACATGCGGCGCGACTTATCACAAAATCTACAACCCGCCAAAGGTTGCCGGCACTTGTGATCGTTGCGGCGGTCATGAATTCTTCCAGCGTGAAGATGACAAACCGGCAACGGTTAAAAATCGCCTCAAGGTAAACATCGAAATGAACACACCGCTGTTGGACTTCTATGAAAAGAAGGGCCTGCTTCACACGGTTAATGGCGACCAGGACATTGATAAGGTGTTTGCCGAGATCAAAGCGATTTTGGCTGCTGTGGCAAAGTAA